One Paraburkholderia sp. HP33-1 genomic region harbors:
- a CDS encoding amino acid ABC transporter permease — translation MTYAFDFSGFGLYAGMLARGAAVTLGLTAVSTLAGGLVGIAGASIAAAGPKWARWLVACYVELIRNTPFLVQLFFVFFGLPSLGIHIDEIQAAILAMTVNLGAYATEIVRAGIGSISRGQVQAAQALGLHGRQVFRHVVLPQALANVFPALLGQVLIVMLGSAVVSQISVPDLTYAANFIQSRNFRSFESYVIITATYLLMSIVLRQLLNRFGRGLFAGRAARGNNSSSGADGLPRNWRSRLMWRGARTLPTER, via the coding sequence ATGACCTACGCGTTCGATTTCAGTGGCTTCGGCCTTTATGCGGGGATGCTCGCGCGCGGCGCCGCCGTGACACTTGGGCTCACTGCCGTCTCGACACTGGCGGGCGGGCTCGTCGGTATCGCCGGCGCGAGCATCGCGGCGGCCGGGCCGAAGTGGGCGCGCTGGCTGGTGGCGTGTTACGTCGAGCTGATCCGCAACACGCCGTTTCTCGTGCAACTGTTCTTCGTGTTCTTCGGCCTGCCGAGCCTCGGCATTCATATCGACGAGATCCAGGCCGCGATTCTCGCGATGACCGTCAATCTCGGCGCGTACGCGACCGAGATCGTGCGCGCCGGCATCGGTTCGATTTCGCGCGGCCAGGTGCAGGCCGCGCAGGCGCTTGGCCTGCACGGACGCCAGGTGTTCCGCCACGTCGTGCTGCCGCAGGCGCTCGCCAACGTGTTTCCCGCGCTGCTCGGCCAGGTGCTGATCGTGATGCTCGGCTCGGCCGTCGTGTCGCAGATCTCGGTGCCTGACCTGACGTATGCGGCGAACTTCATCCAATCGCGCAACTTCCGCTCGTTCGAGAGCTACGTGATCATCACGGCGACCTATCTGCTGATGTCGATCGTGTTGCGGCAACTGCTGAACCGTTTCGGCCGCGGCCTGTTCGCGGGCCGCGCCGCGCGCGGTAACAACAGCAGTAGCGGCGCCGACGGCTTGCCGCGCAACTGGCGCAGCCGCCTGATGTGGCGCGGCGCGCGCACCCTGCCGACGGAGCGCTGA
- a CDS encoding amino acid ABC transporter permease: MVEFTLWDIARNLLLAARWTLLLSLIAFVGGGLVGLVLLAMRVSPIAWLRRIVVVYVEVFQGTPLLMQLFLAFFGLPLLGIDVSPWAAATVTLTLYTSAYLVDIWRGCVEAVPRGQWAAGASLGMTFGQQLRYIVWPQALKIAVAPTVGFLVQVVKSTALASIIGFTELTKTGTMITNAAFRPFPIYGMVAMIYFAMCFPLTWYARVLEKWQKVGQHR; this comes from the coding sequence ATGGTCGAATTCACACTGTGGGACATCGCCCGCAATCTGCTGCTCGCCGCGCGCTGGACGCTGTTGCTGTCGCTGATCGCGTTCGTCGGCGGCGGGCTGGTCGGGCTCGTGCTGCTCGCGATGCGGGTGTCGCCGATCGCGTGGTTGCGGCGCATCGTCGTGGTGTACGTCGAGGTGTTTCAGGGCACGCCGCTGCTGATGCAGCTCTTTCTCGCGTTCTTCGGCCTGCCGCTGCTTGGTATCGACGTGTCGCCGTGGGCAGCCGCGACCGTCACGCTGACGCTCTACACGAGCGCGTATCTGGTCGACATCTGGCGCGGCTGTGTCGAAGCGGTGCCGCGCGGCCAGTGGGCGGCGGGCGCAAGCCTCGGCATGACGTTCGGCCAGCAACTACGCTATATCGTGTGGCCGCAGGCACTGAAAATCGCGGTCGCGCCGACGGTCGGTTTTCTCGTGCAGGTCGTCAAGAGCACCGCGCTCGCGTCGATCATCGGCTTCACCGAACTGACGAAGACCGGAACGATGATCACGAATGCGGCGTTCCGGCCGTTTCCGATCTACGGCATGGTTGCGATGATCTACTTCGCGATGTGCTTTCCGCTCACCTGGTATGCGCGCGTGCTCGAAAAGTGGCAGAAGGTGGGACAGCATCGGTGA
- a CDS encoding YncE family protein produces MLFAVAVAVAGGSGTDCVAQGADDAVTGNLPLKHIEDVPLPGRTSRFDYATYDPGRHLLFIAHLGDSEVVVFDTLASRVVARIPGISAVHGVLVAPELSRVFASATGTNEVVAIDEHTLSITARAPGGIYPDGMEYAPDARRLFVSDETGETETVIDVPSNRRIATIPLDGEVGNSQYDPVSRHIFVNVQTRRQLVEINPATNTVVSRTDLPGAKGNHGLLIVPESRLALIACEDNDRLLVLDMRTMKVVRAFDIGGDPDVLAFDPALRMAYVAGESGVVSMFSVGASGVSKIGDGRVGPNAHVVSVDAQTHRSWFPLKDVDGHPVLRIMAPR; encoded by the coding sequence ATGCTTTTCGCGGTCGCGGTCGCGGTTGCAGGCGGGAGCGGTACCGATTGTGTCGCACAGGGAGCGGATGACGCGGTGACCGGCAACTTGCCACTGAAGCACATTGAGGATGTGCCGCTGCCAGGACGCACGTCACGATTCGACTATGCAACCTACGACCCCGGCCGCCATCTGCTATTCATCGCGCATCTGGGGGACAGCGAAGTCGTCGTATTTGACACACTCGCATCGCGCGTCGTCGCGCGCATACCTGGCATCTCCGCCGTGCACGGCGTGTTGGTGGCCCCCGAACTGTCCCGCGTGTTTGCGTCGGCAACTGGCACAAACGAGGTTGTCGCGATCGACGAGCACACGCTGAGCATCACTGCCCGTGCGCCCGGCGGCATCTATCCGGACGGCATGGAGTATGCGCCCGATGCGCGCAGACTCTTCGTATCAGACGAGACCGGAGAGACGGAGACAGTGATCGATGTTCCGAGCAACCGCCGTATTGCGACGATTCCGCTCGACGGTGAAGTTGGCAATTCGCAATATGACCCAGTTTCTCGACACATCTTCGTCAACGTGCAGACGCGGCGACAACTGGTGGAGATAAATCCGGCCACCAACACAGTCGTTTCCCGTACTGATCTGCCGGGCGCGAAGGGCAATCATGGACTGCTGATCGTCCCGGAATCACGCCTCGCGTTGATTGCCTGTGAGGACAACGATCGCCTGCTGGTACTCGACATGCGCACGATGAAGGTCGTCAGGGCGTTCGACATCGGCGGCGATCCTGATGTGCTCGCCTTCGATCCCGCATTGCGCATGGCATACGTGGCCGGTGAGTCGGGCGTCGTGTCAATGTTCAGCGTAGGCGCGTCCGGCGTGTCGAAGATCGGCGATGGCAGGGTCGGGCCGAACGCGCATGTCGTGAGTGTCGATGCGCAGACGCATCGGTCCTGGTTCCCGCTGAAGGACGTCGACGGACATCCTGTGCTGCGCATAATGGCGCCCCGGTGA
- a CDS encoding MFS transporter, translating to MNPARARLSILLPPAGVDGSAWVLLAARSLRGICDGFVAVLLPAYLLALGFGKLTVGLIGTATLLGSAVATIVVGLLGSRYPQRALLLFAAALMTATGLAFGFLSSLWPLLLVAFVGTLNPGSGDVSLFLPLEHARLAESANSDARTALFARYSLVGGLSAALGALLAALPDWIAAHSRVSALLAMRGMFNAYAITGFAVFLLYLRLPKREPHTAAARAPLGPSRGIVIRLALLFSVDAFAGGLLVNSLLTLWLIQRFGFSLAAAGQFFFWSGLLSAGSQLAAAPIARRIGLLNTMVFTHIPSSVCLIAAAFTSSLPLTLVLLLARSALSQLDVPTRSAYVMAVVTPPERPAAASFTAVPRSLAAAIAPTIAGGLLGAGWLGAPLVACGTLKIAYDLAVLAAFRRIRPDGGSS from the coding sequence ATGAATCCTGCCAGGGCGCGACTTTCAATCCTGCTTCCGCCTGCGGGCGTGGACGGGAGTGCGTGGGTGCTGCTTGCAGCCAGGAGCCTGCGCGGGATTTGCGATGGCTTCGTCGCCGTACTGCTGCCAGCGTATCTTCTCGCGCTCGGTTTCGGGAAGCTCACGGTCGGCCTGATCGGCACGGCCACACTGCTCGGCTCGGCTGTTGCGACGATTGTTGTCGGCCTGCTGGGTAGCCGTTACCCGCAGCGTGCGCTGCTGCTCTTCGCTGCCGCCCTGATGACAGCAACCGGTCTTGCGTTTGGATTCCTCTCGTCACTATGGCCGCTGCTCCTTGTAGCGTTTGTCGGCACGCTCAATCCAGGCTCGGGTGACGTCAGCCTGTTTCTGCCGCTTGAGCACGCACGCCTTGCCGAATCTGCGAACAGCGACGCCCGAACTGCGCTCTTCGCCCGCTACAGCCTCGTGGGTGGGCTGTCCGCAGCACTGGGCGCTCTGCTCGCCGCACTTCCGGACTGGATTGCGGCACATTCCAGGGTTTCCGCGCTCCTCGCGATGCGCGGGATGTTCAACGCATACGCGATCACGGGCTTCGCTGTATTCCTGCTATACCTCCGCCTGCCGAAGCGTGAGCCACACACAGCGGCAGCCAGAGCGCCGCTCGGACCGTCGCGCGGGATCGTCATACGCCTCGCGCTGCTGTTTAGCGTCGACGCGTTTGCAGGTGGACTGCTGGTGAACTCGCTGCTGACGCTGTGGCTTATCCAGCGCTTTGGTTTTTCTCTCGCTGCGGCAGGGCAGTTCTTTTTCTGGTCGGGGCTGCTCAGTGCCGGGTCGCAACTGGCGGCTGCACCGATTGCTCGAAGGATCGGCCTGCTCAACACGATGGTGTTCACCCACATTCCATCGAGCGTGTGCCTCATCGCTGCCGCCTTCACGTCCTCGCTGCCGCTGACCCTGGTGTTGCTGCTTGCGCGCAGTGCGTTGTCGCAGCTCGATGTGCCGACCCGTAGCGCTTACGTGATGGCTGTCGTGACACCGCCCGAACGACCGGCCGCTGCGAGCTTTACGGCGGTACCACGTAGCCTTGCGGCGGCTATCGCGCCAACGATCGCCGGCGGGCTGCTCGGAGCCGGATGGCTCGGCGCACCCCTGGTAGCGTGCGGCACGCTCAAGATTGCCTACGATCTCGCGGTGCTCGCGGCGTTCCGTCGTATCAGGCCGGACGGAGGATCATCGTGA
- a CDS encoding Fe-Mn family superoxide dismutase — MRYPSRRREPRLSQPILVLDLFEHTYYLKYQHRHNEHVNQLFSIINWDNAAMSLQEAMPSRASA; from the coding sequence ATGAGATATCCGTCGAGAAGAAGGGAACCACGACTGTCCCAGCCGATCCTGGTCCTCGACCTCTTCGAGCATACCTATTACCTGAAGTATCAGCATCGCCACAACGAGCACGTCAACCAGCTGTTCAGCATCATCAACTGGGATAACGCTGCAATGAGCCTTCAGGAGGCGATGCCGTCGCGCGCGTCGGCCTGA
- a CDS encoding IS1182 family transposase → MMGQLGSGQDKLFYSFNLDSHVPREHLLRGIDHFLDLRDLRQHLAPFYSPMGRPSIDPELMIRMLIVGYCFGIRSERRLCEEVHLNLAYRWFCRLGLEDAVPEHSTFSKNRHGRFRDSDVLRHVFESVLGRCMSEGLVKGEGFAIDASIIRADASSVRGVPGSEPIDWGCVKGQSRAVREYLEALEEANPAGTEAAEMTESSTPPKRISLTDPAASWTAAKGGLPFFAYSTNYLIDLQAGIIVDVEATPANRSHEVESTRTMIDRVEQRRDLKPRRLAGDTAYGSAAMLAWMIEEKEIAPHVPVWDKTTRKDNTLSSSEFRWDELANEYRCPTGHALRSDRRKFRNPRSRITKADTIIYRASPLDCGSCSMKERCCPNTPFRKIARSIHEAARDEARRIAKTPEYKRSCRERKKVEMLFAHLKRILKLDRLRLRGPSGAHDEFLMAATAQNLRRMAKRFMPGSKQMNQTVA, encoded by the coding sequence ATGATGGGTCAACTGGGCAGCGGACAGGACAAACTCTTCTACTCGTTCAACCTCGATAGTCACGTCCCTCGCGAGCACCTGTTGAGAGGCATCGATCACTTTCTTGATCTGCGTGATCTACGCCAGCATCTTGCGCCGTTCTACAGTCCCATGGGACGGCCATCGATTGATCCGGAGCTCATGATCCGCATGTTGATTGTGGGCTACTGTTTCGGCATCCGGTCCGAGCGCAGGCTATGCGAAGAAGTGCATCTGAATCTGGCGTATCGATGGTTCTGCCGCCTGGGCCTGGAGGACGCCGTACCCGAACACTCGACATTCTCCAAGAACCGCCACGGTCGCTTCCGCGATAGCGATGTGCTGCGCCATGTGTTCGAGTCGGTACTGGGTCGGTGCATGTCCGAAGGGCTCGTAAAGGGTGAAGGATTCGCGATTGACGCGAGCATCATCAGAGCCGACGCGAGTTCTGTACGCGGTGTTCCGGGTTCTGAACCCATCGACTGGGGTTGTGTCAAGGGCCAAAGCCGTGCCGTGCGGGAGTATCTGGAAGCGTTGGAAGAAGCGAATCCAGCAGGCACCGAAGCGGCGGAGATGACAGAGTCATCGACGCCTCCAAAGAGGATATCCCTGACGGATCCCGCTGCGAGCTGGACAGCCGCCAAGGGTGGCTTGCCGTTCTTCGCCTACTCGACCAATTATCTGATTGACCTGCAAGCAGGGATCATCGTTGACGTCGAGGCGACGCCCGCGAACCGTTCCCACGAAGTGGAATCAACCAGGACGATGATTGATCGCGTTGAGCAGCGGCGCGATCTCAAACCTCGACGTCTTGCAGGCGACACCGCGTATGGCTCAGCAGCGATGCTTGCCTGGATGATCGAAGAGAAGGAAATTGCACCACATGTTCCGGTCTGGGATAAAACGACGCGCAAGGACAATACATTGTCCAGCAGCGAGTTCCGATGGGATGAACTCGCTAATGAATATCGCTGTCCTACCGGGCACGCACTACGCAGTGATCGGCGCAAATTCAGGAATCCGCGCTCGCGCATCACGAAGGCAGACACGATCATCTATCGGGCAAGCCCGCTCGACTGCGGGAGCTGTTCGATGAAGGAGCGCTGCTGCCCGAATACACCATTCCGCAAGATTGCCCGCAGCATCCATGAAGCTGCACGCGACGAGGCCAGGCGTATTGCGAAGACGCCTGAATACAAGCGATCTTGCCGTGAGCGAAAGAAGGTGGAAATGCTCTTTGCGCATCTCAAACGCATCCTGAAACTGGACCGTTTGCGACTGCGAGGTCCAAGCGGTGCTCATGATGAGTTCCTGATGGCAGCGACTGCGCAAAACCTGCGAAGAATGGCCAAGCGGTTCATGCCTGGAAGCAAGCAGATGAACCAGACCGTTGCATGA
- a CDS encoding DUF1428 domain-containing protein, producing the protein MTYVDGFVVPVPTANREVYRQFAERAAAVFKEHGALKVVECWGDDVPEGKVTSFPMAIKRKDDETVVFSWVVWPSRQSRDEGMKAVMADPRLQPDKDPMPFDGQRLIYGGFEVIVDA; encoded by the coding sequence ATGACTTACGTCGATGGATTTGTTGTCCCCGTGCCTACAGCCAACCGCGAAGTTTACAGACAGTTCGCAGAAAGAGCGGCGGCCGTCTTCAAGGAGCACGGCGCGTTGAAGGTGGTCGAATGCTGGGGAGATGACGTGCCGGAGGGCAAGGTGACGTCGTTTCCAATGGCGATCAAGCGCAAGGATGATGAGACGGTGGTGTTCTCCTGGGTTGTCTGGCCGTCGCGCCAGTCGCGAGACGAAGGAATGAAAGCGGTAATGGCCGACCCGCGGCTGCAACCAGATAAAGATCCGATGCCTTTTGACGGCCAGCGGCTAATCTATGGCGGTTTCGAAGTGATTGTCGACGCGTGA
- a CDS encoding DUF2515 family protein produces MNAAYANLWLDDRRFQWAGLAAFASKQVGCGLLNAAEMISRSNRQRNTYQQWNNTSSPLERLSPYASPRMPVPDQAVGEGATKVYQMLAKKNMALFLDVWPLHMFYKRFGLERFKRCLPERQSLRGSVVWPIEAAVPFGAVQPRVMQAFEAIDAGNTAGGVKFLAEHEQLNVLRRAIFVTAS; encoded by the coding sequence ATCAATGCAGCCTATGCGAACCTGTGGCTGGATGATCGCCGTTTTCAATGGGCTGGGCTCGCGGCCTTCGCATCAAAACAGGTCGGCTGCGGCCTGCTCAACGCCGCAGAAATGATCTCCAGGTCGAACCGGCAACGGAATACCTATCAGCAATGGAACAACACCAGTTCGCCGCTTGAACGCCTATCGCCTTATGCCTCGCCGCGGATGCCGGTACCGGACCAGGCCGTGGGAGAAGGCGCAACCAAGGTCTATCAGATGTTGGCTAAAAAGAACATGGCCCTGTTCCTGGACGTCTGGCCGCTGCATATGTTCTACAAACGCTTTGGCCTTGAGCGGTTCAAGCGATGTCTGCCGGAGCGGCAGTCGTTGCGAGGCTCGGTCGTGTGGCCAATAGAAGCAGCCGTTCCGTTCGGTGCGGTCCAGCCCAGAGTCATGCAGGCGTTTGAGGCGATTGACGCGGGGAACACGGCTGGCGGTGTCAAATTCCTGGCCGAACATGAGCAGCTCAATGTCCTACGGCGAGCGATCTTTGTCACCGCAAGTTGA
- a CDS encoding oxidoreductase codes for MSNVTKQQFKRVWFITGASRGLGALIAQAALADGNAVVAAGRNVAAIIERLGASPALLPVALDVTDEAQARASVAAAIEKFGRIDVLVNNAGFGLLAAVEESSDADVRRMYDTNVFGLLNVTRAVLPVMRKQRSGHVINMSSIGGYRAAAGFGVYSSTKFAVEGITEALHAELKPLGIHATVIEPGYFRTDFLDASSLVVGKDIIDDYDETSGKVRRLAVGLNHNQPGNPEKLATALVTLADAQKPPLRLPLGSDTLKAIADKSAYVMAETETWKELSASTDFAV; via the coding sequence ATGAGCAACGTCACGAAACAGCAATTCAAGCGCGTCTGGTTCATTACTGGCGCATCGCGCGGTCTTGGCGCGCTGATCGCACAAGCCGCACTGGCAGACGGCAATGCAGTCGTCGCCGCGGGACGCAACGTCGCCGCGATCATCGAGCGTCTTGGCGCGTCGCCCGCGCTGCTGCCAGTCGCGCTCGACGTAACCGACGAGGCGCAGGCCAGAGCGTCGGTCGCCGCAGCCATCGAGAAATTCGGCCGCATTGACGTGCTGGTCAACAACGCGGGGTTCGGCCTGCTTGCGGCAGTGGAGGAATCGAGCGACGCGGACGTGCGCCGCATGTACGACACCAATGTCTTTGGTCTGCTGAACGTAACGCGGGCAGTGTTGCCGGTCATGCGCAAGCAGCGCTCTGGGCACGTGATCAACATGTCGTCGATTGGCGGTTATCGCGCGGCAGCGGGGTTCGGCGTGTACAGCTCGACGAAGTTCGCTGTCGAAGGCATTACGGAAGCACTCCACGCAGAGCTTAAGCCGCTTGGCATTCATGCGACCGTCATCGAACCGGGCTACTTCCGCACTGATTTTCTCGATGCGTCGTCGCTCGTCGTCGGCAAGGACATCATCGACGACTATGACGAGACCTCGGGTAAGGTACGCCGCCTGGCCGTCGGGCTAAATCACAATCAGCCCGGAAATCCGGAGAAACTCGCGACGGCCCTCGTCACCCTCGCTGACGCGCAGAAGCCGCCGCTGCGTCTCCCGCTCGGAAGCGACACGCTGAAGGCGATCGCGGACAAGAGCGCTTACGTGATGGCGGAAACGGAAACGTGGAAAGAGTTGTCAGCGTCGACGGACTTTGCTGTTTGA
- a CDS encoding LysR family transcriptional regulator encodes MNEVRAISIFARAAALGNLRKAAVDQGISPQAASHAVMQLEKSLGVRLFHRTTRKLSLTEEGQRLLQGVEPALTMLSAAIDDARRSKEEVAGPLRVSAPTALGRAVLWPSILEFAALYPDVQLDVRFDDHFTDLISDRADVGFRGGSPPSEGAIARRLLPIQLVVCASPAYIERCGVPKTIDDLDAHRCTSYRRANTGKQAPWEFLIGSEIVYREIAASLCANDIDAETEAVVAGLAIGQLGSFSAVSHIRAGRLVPLLTQHMTARESIYIYYRHRKEQPLRVRTFIDFMIARLADNSEFFLNASDLRTTPGAKRPG; translated from the coding sequence ATGAACGAGGTTCGAGCGATTTCGATCTTTGCCCGTGCTGCGGCGCTCGGCAATCTGCGCAAGGCCGCCGTTGACCAGGGCATCTCGCCGCAGGCGGCCAGTCACGCGGTCATGCAGTTGGAAAAGTCACTGGGGGTGCGGCTGTTTCACCGGACAACTCGCAAGCTGAGTCTGACGGAAGAGGGACAACGACTGCTGCAAGGCGTCGAGCCGGCGCTGACCATGCTGTCGGCGGCGATCGACGACGCTCGCCGCTCCAAGGAGGAAGTCGCGGGCCCGCTGCGGGTTAGCGCGCCAACGGCGCTCGGGCGAGCGGTGCTTTGGCCGTCCATCCTCGAATTCGCGGCGCTCTATCCCGACGTTCAGCTGGACGTCCGATTCGACGATCACTTCACCGACCTCATCAGCGATCGCGCGGATGTCGGCTTCCGCGGAGGATCACCCCCTTCCGAGGGCGCGATTGCCCGGCGTCTGCTGCCCATTCAACTGGTCGTATGCGCGTCGCCGGCCTACATCGAGCGGTGCGGGGTGCCGAAAACTATCGACGATCTCGACGCTCATCGTTGCACGAGTTACCGGCGCGCGAACACCGGCAAGCAGGCACCGTGGGAGTTTCTGATCGGCAGCGAAATCGTATATCGCGAGATCGCCGCATCGCTGTGCGCAAACGACATCGACGCGGAAACGGAAGCAGTCGTGGCCGGTCTCGCGATCGGTCAGCTTGGCAGCTTTTCGGCTGTTTCCCATATCCGCGCTGGGCGGCTAGTACCGCTACTCACGCAACATATGACCGCGCGCGAGTCGATCTACATCTACTACCGTCATCGAAAGGAGCAACCGCTGCGCGTGAGAACCTTCATCGACTTCATGATCGCGCGGCTCGCGGACAACAGTGAATTCTTCCTCAACGCGTCTGATCTGCGCACTACACCGGGCGCCAAGCGACCGGGCTAA
- a CDS encoding c-type cytochrome, giving the protein MKNMLKGLGAALCVALPFLAQVPAGAATPATRSAADQALAQRGAYLAQLGDCAACHTAPKGKPFAGGLPMSTPMGRIYVTNITPDAQTGIGGYTEADFARALREGVAKDGHNLYPAMPYPSYAKVNDDDVKALYAFFMHGVAPVQQANRESDIRWPLNMRWPLMFWNMAFLDKGAYRDRPGKDAAWNRGAYLVQGLGHCGSCHTPRGVAFQEIALDESGNAFLSGALLDDWFASNLTGEHNAGLGRWSDADLRTFLKTGANRHASAFGSMTSVINNSTQAMSDEDVAAISTYLKSLPPAGGNAAPPYTYDPQATKVSLDRPANDAGARVYTAYCMHCHGVDGRGFAPMLAPLAGNPNVLAKDASSLINVTLNGTGDLVINGVPSPFPMPGFAAVLDDQQIADVLSFVRAGWNNGAPAVGVAEVAKLRQSTQAAR; this is encoded by the coding sequence ATGAAAAACATGCTGAAGGGTCTTGGCGCGGCGTTGTGCGTCGCCTTACCGTTTCTCGCGCAGGTGCCTGCCGGGGCGGCAACTCCGGCAACCCGCTCCGCCGCCGACCAGGCGCTCGCGCAACGCGGCGCCTATCTCGCTCAACTCGGCGATTGCGCGGCCTGCCACACCGCGCCGAAAGGCAAGCCGTTCGCCGGCGGCCTGCCGATGAGCACGCCGATGGGCCGCATCTACGTGACCAACATCACGCCCGACGCGCAGACCGGCATCGGCGGCTACACGGAAGCGGACTTTGCGCGAGCGCTGCGTGAGGGCGTCGCGAAAGACGGCCACAACCTGTATCCGGCGATGCCCTATCCGTCCTACGCGAAGGTCAACGACGACGACGTGAAGGCGCTGTACGCGTTCTTCATGCACGGCGTCGCACCGGTGCAGCAGGCCAATCGCGAGTCCGACATCAGATGGCCGTTGAACATGCGCTGGCCGCTGATGTTCTGGAACATGGCGTTTCTCGACAAAGGCGCGTATCGCGACAGGCCGGGCAAGGACGCCGCGTGGAATCGCGGCGCGTATCTGGTGCAAGGGCTTGGGCATTGCGGGTCGTGCCATACGCCGCGCGGCGTCGCGTTCCAGGAAATCGCGCTCGACGAAAGCGGCAACGCGTTCCTGAGCGGCGCGCTGCTCGATGACTGGTTCGCGTCGAATCTGACCGGCGAGCACAACGCAGGGCTCGGCCGCTGGAGCGACGCGGATCTGCGCACGTTTCTGAAGACCGGCGCGAATCGACATGCGTCGGCGTTCGGCTCGATGACGAGCGTGATCAACAACAGCACGCAAGCCATGAGCGACGAGGATGTCGCGGCGATTTCGACGTATCTGAAGTCGCTACCGCCGGCGGGCGGCAACGCCGCGCCGCCCTATACGTACGATCCGCAGGCGACGAAGGTGTCGCTCGACCGCCCCGCGAACGATGCCGGCGCGCGCGTCTATACGGCGTATTGCATGCACTGTCACGGCGTCGACGGACGCGGCTTCGCGCCGATGCTCGCGCCGCTCGCGGGTAATCCGAACGTGCTCGCGAAGGACGCGTCGTCGCTGATCAACGTGACGTTGAACGGCACCGGCGATCTCGTGATCAACGGCGTGCCGTCGCCGTTCCCGATGCCGGGCTTCGCGGCGGTGCTCGACGACCAGCAGATCGCCGACGTGCTGAGCTTCGTGCGCGCGGGCTGGAACAACGGCGCGCCGGCGGTCGGTGTGGCGGAGGTGGCGAAGCTGCGTCAATCGACGCAGGCGGCGCGTTGA